One window of Candidatus Limnocylindria bacterium genomic DNA carries:
- the lepB gene encoding signal peptidase I, producing the protein MSTPEAYRAEPLNDAPFSWRAILEIVQALALAVIISVVLNLFVVQVTEVRQRSMETTLLQNDRVLVSKVDYRLTSPQPGDIVVFNPTIDTQIPYVKRIVAVAGETVELRDGNLYVDGKLRLFAQAHGATLPQVPDIKYPYKVPDASFFALGDNRLSSQDSRTFGAQPYNRIIGKVIVRFWPVDRLNFFDW; encoded by the coding sequence TTGAGCACACCCGAGGCCTACCGCGCTGAACCCCTGAACGACGCACCGTTCTCGTGGCGCGCCATCCTCGAGATCGTTCAGGCGCTCGCGCTCGCCGTGATCATCTCGGTCGTCCTGAACCTGTTCGTGGTGCAGGTCACCGAGGTCCGCCAGCGCAGCATGGAGACGACACTCCTACAGAACGACCGCGTACTGGTGAGCAAGGTCGACTATCGCCTCACGTCGCCGCAGCCGGGCGACATCGTCGTGTTCAACCCGACGATCGACACGCAGATCCCGTACGTAAAGCGCATCGTTGCCGTCGCCGGCGAGACGGTGGAGCTGCGTGACGGGAACCTCTACGTCGACGGAAAGCTGCGCCTCTTCGCACAGGCGCACGGCGCCACGCTGCCGCAGGTCCCGGACATCAAATACCCGTACAAGGTCCCGGACGCCTCGTTCTTCGCGCTCGGCGACAACCGCCTTTCGTCGCAGGACTCGCGGACATTCGGCGCACAGCCCTACAACCGCATCATCGGCAAGGTGATCGTGCGGTTCTGGCCGGTCGACCGCCTCAACTTCTTCGACTGGTGA